From the genome of Alosa sapidissima isolate fAloSap1 chromosome 14, fAloSap1.pri, whole genome shotgun sequence, one region includes:
- the prrg4 gene encoding transmembrane gamma-carboxyglutamic acid protein 4 isoform X3 → MAMYKVLFLLFHLVPYGLTACTKRLEHIHEEDISKTVFVDEENANKFFKRHLLLNRFDFEIFTPGNLERECNEEVCNYEEAREVFENIPDTDAFWAAYTGQEQHPSRFDVTALLVGLIAGGVALVIVCLLIWYACQRRFKGGGGPPGPHRTRSRRSNASLIIRRLEEISLQPMQPQGSPEDLDAPGLPSYEQAIAGAGPHDAPPPPYPGSRPGTIRR, encoded by the exons ATGGCGATGTATAAAGTTTTGTTTCTACTCTTCCACCTTGTGCCATATGGACTGACTGCATGTACGAAAAGGTTGGAACACATACATGAAGAAGATATTTCCAAAACAG TGTTTGTTGATGAGGAAAATGCAAACAAATTCTTTAAGCGCCATCTGCTGCTTAATCGTTTCGATTTTGAAATCTTTACTCCTGGTAATTTGGAGAGGGAATGTAATGAGGAAGTGTGTAATTACGAGGAGGCACGAGAGGTCTTCGAAAACATTCCAGATACA GATGCATTTTGGGCTGCATACACTG GCCAGGAGCAACATCCATCACGCTTTGACGTGACTGCATTATTGGTGGGACTCATAGCAGGTGGAGTCGCACTTGTTATAGTGTGCCTGCTCATCTGGTATGCCTGTCAGAGAAGGTTCAAGGGCGGTGGCGGACCTCCAGG ACCTCACCGCACACGCTCCAGGAGGAGTAATGCCTCTCTGATCATTCGGAGACTGGAGGAGATTTCTCTTCAGCCAATGCAGCCACAAGGATCTCCAGAGGATCTGGACGCCCCTGGCTTGCCCTCCTATGAGCAGGCAATAGCAGGTGCAGGACCACATGATGCTCCCCCTCCTCCATATCCAGG GTCAAGGCCAGGCACCATTCGACGGTAG
- the prrg4 gene encoding transmembrane gamma-carboxyglutamic acid protein 4 isoform X1, protein MYLMFSRGMAMYKVLFLLFHLVPYGLTACTKRLEHIHEEDISKTVFVDEENANKFFKRHLLLNRFDFEIFTPGNLERECNEEVCNYEEAREVFENIPDTDAFWAAYTGQEQHPSRFDVTALLVGLIAGGVALVIVCLLIWYACQRRFKGGGGPPGPHRTRSRRSNASLIIRRLEEISLQPMQPQGSPEDLDAPGLPSYEQAIAGAGPHDAPPPPYPGSRPGTIRR, encoded by the exons ATGTATTTAATGTTCTCCAG AGGAATGGCGATGTATAAAGTTTTGTTTCTACTCTTCCACCTTGTGCCATATGGACTGACTGCATGTACGAAAAGGTTGGAACACATACATGAAGAAGATATTTCCAAAACAG TGTTTGTTGATGAGGAAAATGCAAACAAATTCTTTAAGCGCCATCTGCTGCTTAATCGTTTCGATTTTGAAATCTTTACTCCTGGTAATTTGGAGAGGGAATGTAATGAGGAAGTGTGTAATTACGAGGAGGCACGAGAGGTCTTCGAAAACATTCCAGATACA GATGCATTTTGGGCTGCATACACTG GCCAGGAGCAACATCCATCACGCTTTGACGTGACTGCATTATTGGTGGGACTCATAGCAGGTGGAGTCGCACTTGTTATAGTGTGCCTGCTCATCTGGTATGCCTGTCAGAGAAGGTTCAAGGGCGGTGGCGGACCTCCAGG ACCTCACCGCACACGCTCCAGGAGGAGTAATGCCTCTCTGATCATTCGGAGACTGGAGGAGATTTCTCTTCAGCCAATGCAGCCACAAGGATCTCCAGAGGATCTGGACGCCCCTGGCTTGCCCTCCTATGAGCAGGCAATAGCAGGTGCAGGACCACATGATGCTCCCCCTCCTCCATATCCAGG GTCAAGGCCAGGCACCATTCGACGGTAG
- the prrg4 gene encoding transmembrane gamma-carboxyglutamic acid protein 4 isoform X2, whose translation MVLSRGMAMYKVLFLLFHLVPYGLTACTKRLEHIHEEDISKTVFVDEENANKFFKRHLLLNRFDFEIFTPGNLERECNEEVCNYEEAREVFENIPDTDAFWAAYTGQEQHPSRFDVTALLVGLIAGGVALVIVCLLIWYACQRRFKGGGGPPGPHRTRSRRSNASLIIRRLEEISLQPMQPQGSPEDLDAPGLPSYEQAIAGAGPHDAPPPPYPGSRPGTIRR comes from the exons ATGGTCCTTTCCAG AGGAATGGCGATGTATAAAGTTTTGTTTCTACTCTTCCACCTTGTGCCATATGGACTGACTGCATGTACGAAAAGGTTGGAACACATACATGAAGAAGATATTTCCAAAACAG TGTTTGTTGATGAGGAAAATGCAAACAAATTCTTTAAGCGCCATCTGCTGCTTAATCGTTTCGATTTTGAAATCTTTACTCCTGGTAATTTGGAGAGGGAATGTAATGAGGAAGTGTGTAATTACGAGGAGGCACGAGAGGTCTTCGAAAACATTCCAGATACA GATGCATTTTGGGCTGCATACACTG GCCAGGAGCAACATCCATCACGCTTTGACGTGACTGCATTATTGGTGGGACTCATAGCAGGTGGAGTCGCACTTGTTATAGTGTGCCTGCTCATCTGGTATGCCTGTCAGAGAAGGTTCAAGGGCGGTGGCGGACCTCCAGG ACCTCACCGCACACGCTCCAGGAGGAGTAATGCCTCTCTGATCATTCGGAGACTGGAGGAGATTTCTCTTCAGCCAATGCAGCCACAAGGATCTCCAGAGGATCTGGACGCCCCTGGCTTGCCCTCCTATGAGCAGGCAATAGCAGGTGCAGGACCACATGATGCTCCCCCTCCTCCATATCCAGG GTCAAGGCCAGGCACCATTCGACGGTAG
- the eif3m gene encoding eukaryotic translation initiation factor 3 subunit M has translation MSVPAFIDITEEDQASELRAYIKAKGAEISEENSEGGLHVDLAQIIEACDVCLKDDDKDVESVMNSIVSLLLILETEKQEALIESLCEKLVKFREGERPSLRMQLLSNLFHGMDENTPVRYTVYCGLIKVAATCNAIAFIPTELDQVRKWIIDWNLTTEKKHTMLRLVYEALVDCKKSEAAAKVMVELLGSYTEDNASQARVDAHRCIVRALKDPNTFLFDHLLALKPVRFLEGELIHDLLTIFVSAKLIAYVKFYQSNKDFIDSLGLSHDQNMAKMRLLTFMGMAVEFKDISFDTMQQELQIGAEDVEAFVIDAVRTKMVYCKIDQTQRKVVVSHSTHRTFGKQQWQQLYDSLSSWKQNLATVKTSLQALSTSS, from the exons GCGTCTGAGCTAAGAGCTTACATCAAGGCTAAAGGAGCTGAGATCTCAGAGGAAAACTCCGAGGGTGGGCTGCATGTTGACTTGGCCCAGATCATTGAAGCCTGCGACGTCTGCCTCAAGGATGATGACAAAG ATGTGGAGAGTGTGATGAACAGCATCGTTTCTCTTCTCTTAATTTTGGAGACTGAGAAACAGGAGGCCTTAATCGAAAGCCTGTGTGAGAAGCTGGTGAAGTTCCGTGAGGGAGAACGTCCTTCCCTCAGGATGCAGCT CCTCAGTAACCTGTTCCATGGAATGGACGAGAACACACCAGTGAGGTACACTGTGTATTGTGGACTCATTAAGGTGGCAGCAACCTGCAATGCCATTGCCTTCATACCAACAGAACTTGATCAG GTTCGGAAGTGGATCATTGACTGGAATCTGACTACAGAGAAGAAGCACACTATGTTGAGGCTTGTTTATGAAGCCCTGGTGGACTGCAAGAAGAG TGAAGCTGCAGCCAAGGTGATGGTGGAACTTTTAGGCAGTTACACAGAGGACAATGCCTCACAAGCCCGTGTTGATGCTCACAG gTGCATTGTCCGCGCTCTGAAAGACCCAAACACCTTCCTGTTCGACCATCTCCTGGCTCTAAAACCTGTACGCTTTCTGGAGGGGGAACTCATCCACGAT CTGCTCACCATTTTCGTCAGTGCAAAGCTTATAGCATATGTGAAATTCTACCAGAGCAATAAAGATTTCATCGATTCTCTCG GCCTGTCACATGATCAGAACATGGCGAAGATGCGTCTGCTCACCTTCATGGGTATGGCGGTGGAGTTTAAGGATATCTCCTTTGATACCATGCAGCAAGAGCTGCAGATCGGTGCTGAGGATGTGGAGGCCTTTGTCATTGATG CCGTTCGGACCAAGATGGTTTATTGCAAAATTGACCAGACACAGCGAAAAGTTGTTGTGAG CCACAGTACACATCGCACCTTTGGcaagcagcagtggcagcagctGTATGACAGCCTCAGCTCCTGGAAGCAAAACCTGGCCACCGTGAAGACCAGCCTTCAagccctctccacctcctcttaa